The Anopheles moucheti chromosome 3, idAnoMoucSN_F20_07, whole genome shotgun sequence genome contains the following window.
TTATTTCCTCGCAGCTGCTTATGCAAACTGTGCAAAAACCATGAAAGAAACTCGATCGGATCACCCTGCTTCGTGATCTGGAATTGCTTGTTACTCCACAGCACAACCGCCTGCAGCATCTCGTGCGGTGAAACGTGTGCCTTAAAGTTCCGTGGATTCCACAACTTACGCAGCAGCTCACCGAAACGCTGCACCAAGGTAAAGGCCGTATCGCCAGGAGGCCGTTTAATGTTGGCATAGTTTTTCTCCATCAGGAAGAAGTCACGGATCGGCTTCACGTGCGACAATGCCTGCAGGATTACGTTGCAGTAATCGTTGGCTTTGATGTTGTTCAAACCTACCACACCCGGATGATAGAAGGTACCGTCGACCGTACGCGATTGCTTCACATCTTCCCGATCCAGGCTGCGAATGTCCCGCAAAGTAAACACCGGATCCAGCACATACTTGATGTCATCTAGCGATGAATCGATAATCTCGTAGTTATCCGGCAAACAGTAAAATTTCAGCGTGGATAGGTTCAGAAAAACGTGGTGCGATTCCGCTACAGAATGGGTGTACGCGTGGGTATTGGTTCCACGACCCTGGAAGTATTTGCCGCACACCAGACACGCGTAAACGTTGATGCGGGTCAGCGAAACGGAACAAAGCTTCTCGAAATCAAAATCTAGCAGATGCCGATTGATTGTGTCCAGATAGGGACACTGCTTGGATCGATCCGAGACGGTTGGCTTCCGTTTTACGGCTAGCTGGCCACTGTTTCCAACATCCTCATCGTGGTCGTCCTCCAGCTTGGGCTTCTTGACCGGTGGTGCAGCCTGCTGACCTGCAACAGTGTAAACAACACACATTTGTGAGATTACTGTGCAGAGTTTCCGGTAAGTGATTAATAGAAGTAGCAACACTTACCGGTTTGTGAGTTGATTTCTTTTGCTGGGGCCATTTTTATCTTAACAATAGGACAGAATTTAACTTTTTAACGCGGAGGAAATGAAATTGTTGTAAAGCTTGTTGAAAAACAACTAATTTTCCCGCATTGAAGCTGTCACAACAAGCCGCCTGAGCAAACGTCACTCGGTGCTCAACAGCCGATTTCACGCACACCATCAAACGctatggaaacaaaacaaaccagttGCCAGAAATTGGCCCAAAAATTATTATTGCGTGGTAAGGGGTCTTTTGTACATTACATTATATTATATGTGTCAGATAGTAGccgtaaaatattaaaattaaaccgaaaaaaggaagaaatatgGGATGGAAACCAAGTACACCAACGTGCAACCGTAGAAGCACTCAACCCAGGCGTGTACATCTCGCGCCCTCGAAACGTCAACTTGCAACAGCAAAAAGGGCTTAGGGCGAAGAAAGGGCACTGCATAAGAAGAAGATTTGTTTTCACTGCGTTCGGTTAGCTCGAGAAGGACGTGCCACTTGTCGTCCACTGGTTTTCCGCTTACAAACGCATTTTCCGTTCGCTTATCAGCGGTGATTAATCGTACAGCGAGTGTCCCAGAGTGCGTGGCAGGCATCGAGACATCGACCAGTCGATGAAGCGCAGCAAAGTGTAGCCATCGTGAAAAGGGTGTCCCCAGTGAGTTGTGGGATCGTGCAGAAACGTGATGGTCTATTGTTTCTTGGTGTAAGGGTATGGCAAGGGCAAACGGAAGACCGTAGACGGTCCAGAAAGGAATTTGCTCCACTCCGTATCACCTACGTGTCCAGTTACGAATGTCCAAGGTGCTAACATGATGGCATGAATCAGTGCTAGTGTGTAGTTGGGTGGGAAAAGTCAAAAAGTGTCAATCGAATAAAGGAAGGAAGGTGCTCTGTGTGAGGGCCTTCTCCTGGAACGTGTGTGTGATCAGTCGCATGTGTGTGGCTGGTTTCAACCCTCTGTCATGTGCGATGCACATGTTACCCTCGTCGTTCGCAAGCGTGTAACGGTGGCAGTAGGTGCAAGTGTTTCCGGAAGTAGCAGTGCAACGACTCAAGTGCCGCTGGAAAGCTAGACCGGCAGAGGCTGTGTGAGAGAGAAcgagcgagaaggaaaaataaagaaaagcgCATCACATACCGCCACGAAAGTGTGTGCAGTGAAGGCAATCGAAGGTGAAAATCCGAGAGCCTTGGTCGAAGTGGCGCAACAATGGTGTCCATTATAAAGAATCAACTGCTCAAGCATCTTTCCCGGTAAGTGGTCGGGGGTGTCACGTCGCCAGACAGGTCAGGGGGAGTGCCCTAAAAAAGTGGAGTATCCTTTCCGGAAGCCACCATGGTCCCTTAACCGTATTTATACATTAAATTGTTTCGTATTATGCTTTTAAACCTTCCTCAACCTTATTTTAGTTACACAGAATGTTGGAATGAAGCCTTCGGTTGAAACAGCTGTTGCAACAAATGCGTTTGAATGTGCGGGCAAATGGCAAACTATCTGTGGAGCGGGAGGATAGAAAATCATGCTCATTATCGAAGAAAAGCACGACACCCACACTGGTCTGGAAGCGTGCCAACAATAGTGTCCAGTCGCGTTACACCATTACGCATTTGTGAAGGCGAAGGTGTGCCGCATTACGACATTTCGATCCTTTCGATCGCTCTTTTCCCTTGTTGAGAACTGACCTTGCGTACAGTTCCACGCATGTAAGGGACAGTTATGAATGTTACCGCACGGATATTTGCAGTAACTTTCGTCCAAAACTTCGTTAAAGTACCGCGCAAGTATCACGTCGGTCAGGTCTGTTTGCATGTcatttaaatgtaaattaatttgttacCCAGCGTTAGTTGTCGTTCGCACTAACAAGCGTGTAGGGAATGGTACCGGCCTTTCCGTTTCAGTTCGCAATTCAAGGCATTTTTTCCCAAGGCAAACCACTTCGTTTTGTCGACCCCAGAGAGCGAGCGACAGGAAACCCAAATCGATGTtgatattattatttcatttcaccttTTGTTGATCACACGATTACGGACACCAAAGAGAAAAAGGTTTCATTTCGGAGTTTTTAAAAACAGATATACACAAACGTTGAGTATGCtagtaaaacaaacactcTGCATAACTATCGTGCGTTTGCGGTGGAAACCGCGCTTAAGACATACTGCTTCCGGTTTGGTCGGTTATCCGGTTGTCCGTGCCCGAAAGCCATGACCTTTTCCTGGCCAATGTGTTGTCAGTGGCAGCGAACAGGGAGAAAAGTCTGGTTGTAAAACACAATCAACCAGTCGGTTAGGTGTGGGTGGTTTGattcttatttcttttttgtgtttgataCCACCCACTCAACagtaaaagaaaattttcttTGCTGGTTTAGGAGGGTCCTTGTATCCCGGTGTGACATATCAAAACATGAAATCGTGAGATTGgttaatattttctttccagTTTGATAGCCGTAATAAATGTTGAGTGTAGAGTGGATATTTGCAGGCgaattttatagcaaaaaaggGTTGTTaaaagaggttttttttttcttgatttaAAGATATACGAGAAACACCATAGACCATAGGGAAACGTGTGTTATGATTCCATAGTGACGCTAACTACTTCCTTTTATTGAAGTGGATTAGAAGTTACCCTTTTAACAAACTCTACGCCACGCAGAAACTAACTCACGGCAAAGGAAAAGTTGCTCCTCCTAACACCTTTATGATCTTGCGAACGATGATGCTCGCTTTTATATTGGTACGAAAATATTCCGCTCAGGTGTGTGATAGCTCACTAGCTTCAACTCAAGCACGCCGGCATGGTGCAATTTTAAAGTGCTTCCCCACCCAGTTTTGGTCGGGGCTGGAAAATAGCATGAAAATAGCGCACCATATGGTAACGGCGCGCGCGGGATACGTATATATTTTCCTATTGCGTGTCAcggcgctgttttttttttttgacgagGAAACCCCGTTCGCGGTACACCGTTCGCGGGTATATTTCGTGGAAAACAGTTGTCTGGGCGCgcgtaaaaaaaggaaataagaaAGTGgtataatgaaatgaaataaaaataaaatgactCCGTGGGTTTTGTACCAGATACACACGCAGACACACTCACGAAACGAGCCAGTACAGTATAGCATAAATGGTTCTACGTCAGGGATCGGCAAAGTACTTCCCGCCAGGTGATTTTATTTGGTTGGCAATTAAATTACT
Protein-coding sequences here:
- the LOC128303442 gene encoding U4/U6.U5 tri-snRNP-associated protein 2, with the translated sequence MAPAKEINSQTGQQAAPPVKKPKLEDDHDEDVGNSGQLAVKRKPTVSDRSKQCPYLDTINRHLLDFDFEKLCSVSLTRINVYACLVCGKYFQGRGTNTHAYTHSVAESHHVFLNLSTLKFYCLPDNYEIIDSSLDDIKYVLDPVFTLRDIRSLDREDVKQSRTVDGTFYHPGVVGLNNIKANDYCNVILQALSHVKPIRDFFLMEKNYANIKRPPGDTAFTLVQRFGELLRKLWNPRNFKAHVSPHEMLQAVVLWSNKQFQITKQGDPIEFLSWFLHSLHKQLRGNKQPDSSVINRSFLGEMKIYTRKLPPTELDDVQKQLLLATDEYQEKEETSTFLYLTCDLPATPLFIDELRENIIPQVNLYQLLAKFNSISEKEYKTYKDNFLKRFEITRLPKYVILYIKRFTKNTFFLEKNPTIVNFPVKNVDFGDILTEENKKTHRYTKYNLVANIVHDGEPNSGTYRCHILQKSTNQWYEMQDLHVTNILPQMITLTEAYIQIYELQESDET